Proteins encoded together in one Poecile atricapillus isolate bPoeAtr1 chromosome 15, bPoeAtr1.hap1, whole genome shotgun sequence window:
- the LOC131584919 gene encoding thyrotropin-releasing hormone receptor-like, whose product MENGSASGNQSLGRMPRQPLELQVVTILLVLLICGVGIAGNAMVVLVVLRTKHMVTPTNCYLVSLAVADLIVLLAAGLPNISEVLASWVYGYAGCLCITYLQYLGINISAWSIAAFTVERYIAICHAIKAQLLCTVSRARRIIASLWLFTSLYCLMWFFLVDTTQVTFSDGTQVTCGYRVSRSLYMPIYFLDFAVFYVIPLGLATVLYGLIARILFASPMPGTPQHSPGSGHQGSSLKLSCRGGRAALSSRKQVTKMLAVVVALFAVLWLPYRTLVVVNSFVDPPYLNTWFLLFCRLCIYLNSAINPIIYNLMSQKFRAAFRKLYKCQEKGAERPALPCTPVYYSAVKDCSHDSSDHNLTEQEDLSRLPAPAKKNKQIP is encoded by the exons ATGGAGAACGGCTCGGCCAGCGGCAACCAGAGCCTGGGCAGGATGCCCCggcagcccctggagctgcaggtggtCACcatcctgctggtgctgctcatcTGCGGCGTGGGCATCGCCGGCAATGCcatggtggtgctggtggtgctgcgCACCAAGCACATGGTGACCCCCACCAACTGCTACCTGGTGAGCCTGGCCGTGGCCGACCTCATCGTGCTGCTGGCCGCCGGGCTGCCCAACATCTCCGAAGTGCTGGCCTCTTGGGTGTACGGCTACGCCGGCTGCCTCTGCATCACCTACCTGCAGTACCTGGGCATCAACATCTCCGCCTGGTCCATCGCTGCCTTCACGGTGGAGCGGTACATCGCCATCTGCCACGCCAtcaaggcacagctcctgtgcacCGTGTCCCGCGCCAGGCGCATCATCGCCTCGCTGTGGCTCTTCACCTCCCTCTATTGCCTCATGTGGTTCTTCCTGGTGGACACCACCCAGGTCACCTTCTCGGATGGGACGCAGGTCACCTGTGGCTACCGGGTCTCCAGAAGCCTTTACATGCCCATTTACTTCTTGGATTTTGCCGTCTTCTATGTCATCCCGCTGGGGCTGGCCACTGTCCTCTACGGCCTCATTGCCCGCATCCTGTTCGCGAGCCCCATGCCCGGCACCCCGCAGCATTCCCCGGGCTCCGGGCACCAGGGCAGCTCGCTCAAGCTCTCCTGCCGGGGCGGCAGGGCTGCCCTGAGCTCCCGCAAGCAG GTGACCAAGATGCTGGCTGTGGTGGTGGCCCTCTTTGCCGTGCTGTGGCTGCCTTACCGCACGCTGGTGGTGGTGAACTCCTTCGTGGACCCTCCGTACCTCAACACCTGGTTCCTCCTCTTCTGCCGCCTGTGCATCTACCTGAACAGTGCCATCAACCCCATCATCTACAACCTCATGTCCCAGAAGTTCAGGGCTGCCTTCAGGAAGCTGTACAAGTGCCAGGAGAAGGGTGCTGAgcgccctgccctgccctgcaccccGGTGTACTACAGCGCTGTGAAGGACTGTTCTCACGACAGCTCTGACCACAACCTCACCGAGCAGGAGGATCTGAGCAGGCTCCCTGCacctgcaaagaaaaataaacaaatcccCTGA